In Nicotiana tabacum cultivar K326 chromosome 19, ASM71507v2, whole genome shotgun sequence, one DNA window encodes the following:
- the LOC107761935 gene encoding boron transporter 1-like isoform X2 yields the protein MEESFVPFRGIKNDLQGRLVCYKQDWTSGIKAGFRILAPTTYIFFASAIPVISFGEQLERNTDGTLTAVQTLASTAICGIIHSIIGGHPLLILGVAEPTVIMYTFMFNFAKQRRELGPGLFLAWTGWVCVWTAILLFLLAILGACSIINRFTRLAGELFGMLIAMLFMQQAIKGLVEEFRIPERTNPRLTEFMPSWRFTNGMFALVLSFGLLLTALKSRKARSWRYGAGWLRSLIADYGVPLMVVVWTAVSYIPSESVPQGIPRRLVSPNPWSPGAFENWTVIKDMLKVPVLYILGAFIPATMIAVLYYFDHSVASQLAQQKEFNLRKPPSFHYDLLLLGFLTLMCGLVGIPPSNGVIPQSPMHTKSLATLKHQLLRNRLVATARKSMQKNSSLGQLYGNMQEAYQQMQTPLIYQEPSARGLKELKESTIQLASSMGNIDAPVDETVFDVEKEIDDLLPVEVKEQRVSNLLQATMVGGCVAAMPVLRMIPTSVLWGYFAYMAIESLPGNQFWERILLLFTAPSRRYKVLEDYHATFVETVPFKSIVTFTIFQTLYLLACFGITWVPIAGLLFPLLIMLLVPVRQYILPKFFKGAHLQDLDAADYEESPAVPFNIPTEGEFGSRPSYAGSGEILDEIITRSRGEVKRINSPKITSSTATPIRDSKLLQSPRVPEKAYSPQISKLRSPLSGGRGPFSPRNGEPKPSNLGMSPRTSASND from the exons ATGGAGGAGTCATTTGTGCCTTTTCGTGGAATCAAGAATGATCTGCAGGGACGTCTGGTGTGCTACAAGCAAGATTGGACCAGTGGAATCAAAGCTGGCTTCAG GATCTTGGCACCCACCACATACATATTCTTTGCCTCGGCAATTCCAGTGATTTCATTTGGCGAGCAGCTGGAGAGAAACACTG ATGGAACGCTAACTGCAGTTCAAACATTAGCATCAACTGCAATTTGTGGAATTATACACTCCATCATTGGTGGTCACCCTTTGTTGATTTTAGGAGTTGCAGAACCTACGGTCATAATGTACACATTCATGTTCAACTTTGCTAAACAACGACGTGAACTCGGTCCTGGTCTCTTTCTAGCTTGGACTGGTTG GGTATGCGTCTGGACTGCAATTTTACTCTTCTTATTGGCAATATTAGGAGCTTGCTCCATTATTAACAGGTTTACCCGTTTGGCTGGTGAACTATTTGGCATGCTTATTGCAATGCTCTTCATGCAACAAGCTATCAAA GGCCTGGTAGAAGAGTTTCGTATTCCGGAAAGAACCAATCCTCGTTTAACAGAGTTCATGCCTTCGTGGAGATTTACTAATGGAATGTTTGCCTTGGTTCTCTCCTTTGGTCTACTGCTAACTGCTTTGAAAAGTCGAAAAGCAAGGTCATGGCGATATGGAGCAG GTTGGCTTCGTAGTCTTATTGCAGACTACGGTGTGCCACTTATGGTTGTGGTCTGGACAGCAGTTTCCTACATACCATCTGAAAGTGTTCCTCAAGGAATTCCAAGACGTCTCGTCAGCCCAAATCCATGGTCACCTGGTGCTTTTGAGAATTGGACTGTTATCAAG GACATGCTAAAAGTGCCAGTTCTCTACATACTTGGTGCTTTCATTCCTGCAACAATGATTGCGGTGCTTTACTATTTTGACCACAGTGTGGCGTCTCAACTGGCGCAGCAGAAAGAATTCAATCTTAGAAAGCCACCTTCTTTCCATTATGACTTGCTTCTTTTAGGGTTCTTG ACACTAATGTGCGGCCTTGTTGGTATCCCTCCATCAAACGGTGTGATCCCACAGTCCCCAATGCATACAAAAAGTTTGGCTACTCTTAAACACCAG TTGCTTCGCAACAGACTTGTTGCCACGGCTCGCAAAAGTATGCAGAAAAACTCAAGCCTGGGACAATTATATGGGAATATGCAGGAAGCTTATCAACAGATGCAAACTCCTCTGATCTACCAAGAGCCATCAGCTAGA GGTCTGAAGGAGTTAAAAGAATCAACAATTCAGTTAGCGTCAAGCATGGGAAACATTGATGCTCCAGTGGATGAAACAGTTTTCGACGTTGAGAAGGAAATTGATGATTTGTTGCCAGTTGAAGTGAAAGAACAGCGCGTCAGTAACTTGCTTCAAGCCACTATGGTAGGGGGATGTGTTGCTGCAATGCCAGTGCTCAGAATGATTCCAACCTCAGTGCTATGGGGATATTTCGCTTACATGGCCATTGAAAGTTTGCCGGGCAATCAATTTTGGGAGAGAATATTACTGCTATTCACTGCACCAAGCAGAAGATACAA GGTTCTAGAGGATTATCATGCCACTTTTGTAGAGACTGTGCCTTTCAAGAGCATAGTGACATTTACAATATTCCAAACACTATATTTGCTTGCTTGCTTTGGAATTACATGGGTTCCAATCGCGGGGCTCCTTTTCCCTCTTTTGATCATGCTTTTGGTTCCTGTGAGACAATACATATTGCCTAAGTTTTTCAAAGGGGCACACCTTCAAGATTTAGATGCAGCAGATTATGAAGAGTCACCAGCTGTACCATTCAATATTCCTACG GAGGGTGAATTTGGCTCAAGACCTTCCTACGCAGGAAGTGGCGAAATTTTAGATGAGATCATTACTAGAAGCAGGGGTGAAGTCAAACGCATTAACAGTCCGAAGATCACAAGTTCAACAGCAACTCCAATAAGAGATTCCAAGCTCCTTCAAAGCCCACGCGTTCCAGAAAAAGCATACAGTCCACAGATTAGCAAACTGAGAAGTCCCCTTTCTGGCGGAAGAGGGCCTTTTAGTCCTAGGAATGGAGAACCAAAGCCATCCAATTTGGGCATGAGTCCTCGGACATCAGCTTCTAACGACTAA
- the LOC107761935 gene encoding boron transporter 1-like isoform X1, whose translation MEESFVPFRGIKNDLQGRLVCYKQDWTSGIKAGFRILAPTTYIFFASAIPVISFGEQLERNTDGTLTAVQTLASTAICGIIHSIIGGHPLLILGVAEPTVIMYTFMFNFAKQRRELGPGLFLAWTGWVCVWTAILLFLLAILGACSIINRFTRLAGELFGMLIAMLFMQQAIKGLVEEFRIPERTNPRLTEFMPSWRFTNGMFALVLSFGLLLTALKSRKARSWRYGAGWLRSLIADYGVPLMVVVWTAVSYIPSESVPQGIPRRLVSPNPWSPGAFENWTVIKDMLKVPVLYILGAFIPATMIAVLYYFDHSVASQLAQQKEFNLRKPPSFHYDLLLLGFLTLMCGLVGIPPSNGVIPQSPMHTKSLATLKHQLLRNRLVATARKSMQKNSSLGQLYGNMQEAYQQMQTPLIYQEPSARQGLKELKESTIQLASSMGNIDAPVDETVFDVEKEIDDLLPVEVKEQRVSNLLQATMVGGCVAAMPVLRMIPTSVLWGYFAYMAIESLPGNQFWERILLLFTAPSRRYKVLEDYHATFVETVPFKSIVTFTIFQTLYLLACFGITWVPIAGLLFPLLIMLLVPVRQYILPKFFKGAHLQDLDAADYEESPAVPFNIPTEGEFGSRPSYAGSGEILDEIITRSRGEVKRINSPKITSSTATPIRDSKLLQSPRVPEKAYSPQISKLRSPLSGGRGPFSPRNGEPKPSNLGMSPRTSASND comes from the exons ATGGAGGAGTCATTTGTGCCTTTTCGTGGAATCAAGAATGATCTGCAGGGACGTCTGGTGTGCTACAAGCAAGATTGGACCAGTGGAATCAAAGCTGGCTTCAG GATCTTGGCACCCACCACATACATATTCTTTGCCTCGGCAATTCCAGTGATTTCATTTGGCGAGCAGCTGGAGAGAAACACTG ATGGAACGCTAACTGCAGTTCAAACATTAGCATCAACTGCAATTTGTGGAATTATACACTCCATCATTGGTGGTCACCCTTTGTTGATTTTAGGAGTTGCAGAACCTACGGTCATAATGTACACATTCATGTTCAACTTTGCTAAACAACGACGTGAACTCGGTCCTGGTCTCTTTCTAGCTTGGACTGGTTG GGTATGCGTCTGGACTGCAATTTTACTCTTCTTATTGGCAATATTAGGAGCTTGCTCCATTATTAACAGGTTTACCCGTTTGGCTGGTGAACTATTTGGCATGCTTATTGCAATGCTCTTCATGCAACAAGCTATCAAA GGCCTGGTAGAAGAGTTTCGTATTCCGGAAAGAACCAATCCTCGTTTAACAGAGTTCATGCCTTCGTGGAGATTTACTAATGGAATGTTTGCCTTGGTTCTCTCCTTTGGTCTACTGCTAACTGCTTTGAAAAGTCGAAAAGCAAGGTCATGGCGATATGGAGCAG GTTGGCTTCGTAGTCTTATTGCAGACTACGGTGTGCCACTTATGGTTGTGGTCTGGACAGCAGTTTCCTACATACCATCTGAAAGTGTTCCTCAAGGAATTCCAAGACGTCTCGTCAGCCCAAATCCATGGTCACCTGGTGCTTTTGAGAATTGGACTGTTATCAAG GACATGCTAAAAGTGCCAGTTCTCTACATACTTGGTGCTTTCATTCCTGCAACAATGATTGCGGTGCTTTACTATTTTGACCACAGTGTGGCGTCTCAACTGGCGCAGCAGAAAGAATTCAATCTTAGAAAGCCACCTTCTTTCCATTATGACTTGCTTCTTTTAGGGTTCTTG ACACTAATGTGCGGCCTTGTTGGTATCCCTCCATCAAACGGTGTGATCCCACAGTCCCCAATGCATACAAAAAGTTTGGCTACTCTTAAACACCAG TTGCTTCGCAACAGACTTGTTGCCACGGCTCGCAAAAGTATGCAGAAAAACTCAAGCCTGGGACAATTATATGGGAATATGCAGGAAGCTTATCAACAGATGCAAACTCCTCTGATCTACCAAGAGCCATCAGCTAGA CAGGGTCTGAAGGAGTTAAAAGAATCAACAATTCAGTTAGCGTCAAGCATGGGAAACATTGATGCTCCAGTGGATGAAACAGTTTTCGACGTTGAGAAGGAAATTGATGATTTGTTGCCAGTTGAAGTGAAAGAACAGCGCGTCAGTAACTTGCTTCAAGCCACTATGGTAGGGGGATGTGTTGCTGCAATGCCAGTGCTCAGAATGATTCCAACCTCAGTGCTATGGGGATATTTCGCTTACATGGCCATTGAAAGTTTGCCGGGCAATCAATTTTGGGAGAGAATATTACTGCTATTCACTGCACCAAGCAGAAGATACAA GGTTCTAGAGGATTATCATGCCACTTTTGTAGAGACTGTGCCTTTCAAGAGCATAGTGACATTTACAATATTCCAAACACTATATTTGCTTGCTTGCTTTGGAATTACATGGGTTCCAATCGCGGGGCTCCTTTTCCCTCTTTTGATCATGCTTTTGGTTCCTGTGAGACAATACATATTGCCTAAGTTTTTCAAAGGGGCACACCTTCAAGATTTAGATGCAGCAGATTATGAAGAGTCACCAGCTGTACCATTCAATATTCCTACG GAGGGTGAATTTGGCTCAAGACCTTCCTACGCAGGAAGTGGCGAAATTTTAGATGAGATCATTACTAGAAGCAGGGGTGAAGTCAAACGCATTAACAGTCCGAAGATCACAAGTTCAACAGCAACTCCAATAAGAGATTCCAAGCTCCTTCAAAGCCCACGCGTTCCAGAAAAAGCATACAGTCCACAGATTAGCAAACTGAGAAGTCCCCTTTCTGGCGGAAGAGGGCCTTTTAGTCCTAGGAATGGAGAACCAAAGCCATCCAATTTGGGCATGAGTCCTCGGACATCAGCTTCTAACGACTAA